The following coding sequences lie in one Streptomyces sp. NBC_00510 genomic window:
- a CDS encoding helix-turn-helix transcriptional regulator, with the protein MAANVNPTVRRRRLGSELRKLREQKGMTAEEVAARLLVSQSKISRLENGRRSISQRDVRDLCSVYGVEDSRLVDSLMNMARESRQQGWWHAFGDVPYSVYIGLETEAESLRVYDSLVVPGLLQTRNYASAVIEGTLPEATPEQIEKRIEIRLRRQERVTDPDSPLRFWVVMDESALRRIVGTKDVMREQLEYLAQMSTQAHVTVQVLPYDAGAHPGMSGNFAILEFADATDSSVVYIEGVTSDLYLEKPTDVHGYSVMYEHLRAQALSAEQSRQFIADAAKEYAR; encoded by the coding sequence GTGGCCGCCAACGTCAATCCCACCGTCAGGCGACGCCGACTCGGCTCGGAACTGCGCAAGCTGCGCGAGCAGAAGGGGATGACCGCGGAGGAGGTCGCCGCCCGGCTGCTGGTCTCCCAGTCGAAGATCAGCAGGCTGGAGAACGGGCGCCGGAGCATCAGCCAGCGCGACGTGCGCGACCTGTGCAGCGTGTACGGGGTCGAGGACAGCCGCCTCGTCGACTCCCTGATGAACATGGCGCGCGAGTCCCGGCAGCAGGGCTGGTGGCACGCCTTCGGCGACGTCCCCTACAGCGTCTACATCGGCCTGGAGACCGAGGCCGAGTCCCTGCGCGTCTACGACTCCCTGGTGGTGCCGGGGCTGCTGCAGACCCGCAACTACGCCTCGGCCGTCATCGAGGGGACGCTCCCCGAGGCCACGCCCGAGCAGATCGAGAAGCGGATCGAGATCCGGCTGCGGCGCCAGGAGCGCGTCACCGACCCGGACTCGCCGCTGCGCTTCTGGGTGGTGATGGACGAGTCCGCGCTGCGCCGTATCGTCGGCACCAAGGACGTGATGCGCGAACAGTTGGAGTACCTGGCCCAGATGAGCACCCAGGCGCACGTCACGGTCCAGGTCCTGCCGTACGACGCCGGGGCCCACCCCGGCATGTCCGGCAACTTCGCGATCCTGGAGTTCGCCGACGCCACCGACTCCAGCGTCGTCTACATCGAGGGCGTCACGAGCGACCTGTACCTGGAGAAGCCGACGGACGTACACGGCTACAGCGTGATGTACGAGCACCTGCGGGCCCAGGCGCTCAGCGCGGAGCAGAGTCGGCAGTTCATCGCGGACGCCGCGAAGGAGTACGCACGCTGA
- a CDS encoding GPP34 family phosphoprotein, whose product MGRSRRTLPEELLLLALDPATGTTAQPQSLDLGLAGAQLVELALAGRIAPDGDRIAVVHPRPTGDPTLDSALELLRRRGSPVRAVHWIGGPRLGLRQTYLTHLERCGMVHAVPGQMCGVLPTTRYQATDSEVSREIRARLDSAIRTGVPPDPRTAALAAIAHAVGLGKHLYPGNEGRSSRSRLRDLIRYDPMGGLVAHAVMDVQNGAAAQPKRAPAQGRPAAARATGHGMVRAGVR is encoded by the coding sequence ATGGGCAGGAGCCGCAGAACACTTCCGGAGGAGCTACTGCTTCTCGCCTTGGACCCGGCCACGGGTACCACGGCGCAGCCGCAGTCGCTCGACCTCGGTCTTGCAGGGGCACAGCTAGTGGAGCTGGCCCTCGCAGGACGGATAGCCCCTGACGGGGATCGTATCGCCGTGGTGCACCCACGGCCGACAGGAGATCCGACCCTGGACTCCGCGCTCGAACTGCTGCGCCGTCGTGGCAGCCCCGTGCGCGCCGTCCACTGGATCGGCGGGCCCCGCCTGGGGCTGCGCCAGACGTATCTCACGCATCTGGAACGGTGCGGCATGGTGCACGCCGTGCCGGGGCAGATGTGCGGGGTGCTGCCGACCACGCGCTATCAGGCGACCGACAGCGAGGTCAGCCGGGAGATCAGGGCCCGGCTGGACAGTGCGATCCGCACCGGGGTGCCACCGGACCCGCGGACCGCCGCACTCGCCGCGATCGCCCATGCCGTGGGGCTCGGCAAGCACCTGTACCCGGGCAACGAAGGCCGGTCGTCCCGATCGCGGCTCCGTGACCTGATCAGGTACGACCCCATGGGCGGCCTCGTCGCGCACGCCGTGATGGACGTGCAGAACGGTGCCGCCGCGCAGCCGAAGCGCGCCCCCGCCCAGGGGCGTCCGGCGGCGGCCAGGGCGACGGGCCACGGCATGGTCCGCGCCGGCGTCCGCTGA
- a CDS encoding D-alanyl-D-alanine carboxypeptidase, which produces MDGDPQDATPDAEDAPPADGAGDDAESRTDDAVAEEAGAEESGTDGDEDGAGDEAEAEAGTEDGPQDRTAEDGTEDEASGDGAAEPSAGGTPVGEPEDAVDAVDPQDAGEPEDSEESADSGAEVEEPSAAGETGRGEEPSAGTDERTGADDEAESGDDGVGDAGEETPDDSTEDAPGESRDATPSDDRGDDGGEGPSQGPGDVKGGPGAREASGGGHDGPRAGEGTLTLRAPRTEGGGTPVRDRTLTLRAPSASAPVKAPSRPSGTFVPLRTDDRPAVVPQAPAPVETARTTEPGGGSRTKQMPLPPDPDEPLRLLAELTNTPPPPQTPLRTTVRRIKIWTPLVLLLIVAFCVAQALRPLPEPELDLTAETSYTFRGDELALPWPSEGQAVVEAEGLGRMGEFGEQVPTPIASVAKVMTTYVILRDHPIKKGGKGETVEVDQKAEDQYHSGMQESESVVPVTAGQKLSEYEALEAVMLPSANNIARLLARWDAGSEEAFVKKMNAAAKELGMDDTTYTDPSGLEATTVSTASDQVKLGHAAMQDEVFAEIATKIQYTDINGADQKNYNQLAGYHDIVGIKTGTSTKAGGNLLFAAYRTIGGTKQLIVGAMLDQQKAPIIDTVLSRSRTLIDGTRDALASAAIIKKGDVVGYVDDGLGGRTPVVAGKDVTAIGWTGLKVDISVETGKGGLPHAAQAGDQVGELVVGKGDSTIRVPVVLESALVEPSFGSKLTRVA; this is translated from the coding sequence GTGGACGGCGATCCGCAGGACGCTACGCCGGACGCGGAGGACGCCCCTCCGGCCGACGGCGCGGGGGACGACGCGGAATCCCGTACCGACGACGCAGTCGCCGAGGAGGCGGGCGCGGAGGAATCCGGTACGGACGGGGACGAGGACGGGGCAGGGGACGAGGCGGAGGCCGAAGCCGGCACCGAGGACGGCCCGCAGGACCGCACCGCGGAGGACGGCACCGAGGACGAGGCCTCCGGGGACGGCGCCGCGGAACCCTCCGCCGGCGGGACGCCCGTGGGGGAGCCCGAGGACGCGGTGGACGCCGTGGACCCCCAGGACGCCGGGGAGCCGGAGGACTCCGAGGAGTCCGCGGACTCCGGCGCCGAGGTGGAGGAACCTTCCGCCGCCGGGGAGACCGGCCGCGGCGAGGAGCCTTCCGCGGGGACGGACGAGCGGACCGGGGCGGACGACGAAGCGGAGTCCGGGGACGACGGCGTCGGCGACGCGGGCGAGGAGACCCCGGACGACTCCACGGAGGACGCTCCCGGGGAGTCCCGGGACGCCACCCCGTCGGACGACCGCGGGGACGACGGCGGTGAGGGCCCCTCACAGGGCCCCGGAGACGTCAAGGGCGGACCCGGGGCGCGCGAGGCGTCCGGGGGCGGACACGACGGCCCCAGGGCCGGGGAGGGCACGCTCACGCTGCGCGCGCCCCGCACCGAGGGCGGCGGCACGCCGGTCAGGGACCGCACCCTGACCCTGCGCGCGCCCTCCGCGTCCGCGCCCGTCAAGGCGCCCTCCCGGCCGAGCGGAACGTTTGTCCCGCTGCGGACCGACGACCGCCCGGCCGTGGTCCCGCAGGCCCCGGCGCCCGTGGAGACCGCGCGGACCACGGAGCCCGGCGGCGGTTCGCGGACGAAGCAGATGCCGCTGCCGCCCGACCCCGACGAGCCGTTGCGGCTGCTGGCGGAACTGACGAACACGCCGCCGCCGCCGCAGACGCCGCTGCGCACGACCGTGCGGCGGATCAAGATCTGGACCCCGCTGGTCCTGCTGCTGATCGTGGCCTTCTGCGTGGCGCAGGCGCTGCGCCCGCTGCCCGAGCCGGAACTGGACCTGACCGCCGAGACCTCGTACACCTTCAGGGGCGACGAACTCGCGCTCCCGTGGCCCAGCGAGGGCCAGGCCGTCGTCGAGGCCGAGGGCCTCGGCCGTATGGGCGAGTTCGGCGAGCAGGTGCCGACGCCGATCGCGAGCGTCGCCAAGGTGATGACGACCTACGTCATCCTGCGCGACCACCCGATCAAGAAGGGCGGCAAGGGCGAGACCGTCGAGGTCGACCAGAAGGCCGAGGACCAGTACCACAGCGGCATGCAGGAGTCGGAGTCCGTCGTCCCCGTCACCGCCGGGCAGAAGCTCAGCGAGTACGAGGCGCTGGAAGCCGTCATGCTGCCCTCGGCCAACAACATCGCCCGCCTGCTGGCCCGTTGGGACGCGGGGTCGGAGGAGGCGTTCGTGAAGAAGATGAACGCCGCCGCCAAGGAACTCGGGATGGACGACACGACGTACACCGACCCGAGCGGCCTGGAGGCGACCACCGTCAGCACCGCGAGCGACCAGGTCAAACTGGGGCATGCGGCGATGCAGGACGAGGTCTTCGCGGAGATCGCCACCAAGATCCAGTACACGGACATCAACGGCGCCGACCAGAAGAACTACAACCAGCTGGCCGGCTACCACGACATCGTCGGCATCAAGACCGGCACCAGCACCAAGGCCGGCGGCAACCTGCTCTTCGCCGCCTACCGCACGATCGGCGGCACCAAGCAGCTGATCGTCGGCGCGATGCTCGACCAGCAGAAGGCGCCGATCATCGACACGGTCCTCAGCCGCAGCCGCACCCTGATCGACGGCACGCGGGACGCGCTCGCCTCGGCCGCGATCATCAAGAAGGGCGACGTCGTCGGCTACGTCGACGACGGCCTCGGCGGCCGTACCCCGGTGGTGGCCGGGAAGGACGTCACCGCGATCGGCTGGACGGGCCTCAAGGTCGACATCTCGGTGGAGACCGGCAAGGGGGGTCTGCCGCACGCGGCGCAGGCAGGTGACCAGGTCGGTGAACTCGTCGTCGGCAAGGGCGACAGCACGATCCGGGTCCCGGTCGTGCTGGAGTCGGCCCTCGTCGAGCCCTCCTTCGGCTCGAAGCTGACCCGGGTCGCCTGA